The following are from one region of the Elusimicrobiota bacterium genome:
- a CDS encoding helix-turn-helix domain-containing protein, which yields MSLDKEPDPLRRIPTKHTTALRAEIGPILRAARLKRGQSLEAVAQQTRISKRFLEALEENRFEQFPAVVYLRGFLKGYCEHLDVNFDEIWTKLNAAPEAPAAPGDAPAAANAATPAPAAPARTPAPKAAATPAPAPAKHAPAPAHGHAHPAAAAHGREAQAHGSGATGAIVLAVLLAIGLAVFLFKDQDKRAAEPSGTAPAALQPMPRSVEPKLVVRLKNDAWLRVSVDGVVAFEGRAPREAVQEWKPVKFVELRTTEPAALELTLNGLPVTLGAPGPDGQYRVEIP from the coding sequence ATGAGTCTCGACAAAGAGCCCGATCCCCTTCGCCGCATACCGACCAAGCACACCACCGCCCTTCGAGCCGAGATCGGACCGATCCTGCGCGCGGCGCGCCTCAAGCGCGGCCAGTCGCTGGAGGCCGTGGCCCAGCAGACGCGCATCTCCAAGCGCTTCCTGGAGGCGCTCGAGGAGAACCGCTTCGAGCAGTTCCCGGCCGTCGTGTACCTGCGCGGGTTCCTGAAGGGCTACTGCGAGCATCTGGACGTGAACTTCGACGAGATCTGGACGAAATTGAACGCGGCTCCCGAGGCGCCCGCGGCCCCCGGAGACGCTCCCGCCGCGGCGAACGCCGCGACGCCCGCGCCCGCCGCTCCGGCGCGAACGCCCGCACCGAAGGCGGCGGCGACGCCCGCGCCCGCTCCCGCGAAGCATGCGCCCGCGCCCGCTCACGGCCACGCGCATCCGGCGGCGGCCGCGCACGGCCGCGAGGCCCAGGCGCACGGCTCCGGCGCGACCGGAGCGATCGTCCTCGCCGTCCTCCTCGCCATCGGACTGGCCGTGTTCCTGTTCAAGGACCAGGACAAGCGCGCCGCCGAGCCCTCCGGGACGGCGCCCGCGGCGCTGCAGCCGATGCCGCGCTCCGTCGAGCCGAAGCTCGTCGTGCGCCTCAAGAACGACGCCTGGCTGCGCGTCTCGGTGGACGGCGTCGTCGCCTTCGAGGGCCGCGCTCCCCGCGAGGCCGTGCAGGAATGGAAGCCGGTGAAGTTCGTCGAGCTGCGCACCACCGAGCCCGCGGCGCTCGAGCTGACGCTCAACGGCCTGCCCGTGACGCTCGGCGCCCCCGGGCCCGACGGGCAGTACCGCGTCGAGATCCCCTAG
- a CDS encoding DUF2723 domain-containing protein produces MLESALLFLAFAALGVHQAAPSVTTGDAGEFAAAAASWGVPHAPGYAAWTVLAKALGTALPLGDWAYRANLLSALCAAAALALLCDALRRWGAGRAARVGAVVILGLAPLWREQSAVAEAFAPLALAGAGLLWVAAAAGERLLQPGPAAALGLVFGLGLGVHQTLLLVLPALILAGLGKKGSWPKALACAALGAVAGFALHLAIPLRAAASPPVDWGHATTPEALRRLLLRRDYGTFALTVDGAREFGPAELGAQLRRFIGALVRAFGPAGFLLAAAGAASFRRSGLALEAAVPAVWLLAAGPLFLFLGRPGFDAQTSGALERFFLLPLLGVVPFLAAGLAMLGARVAKFSALAAVIAALSMIPEALAETRRNDFLTYDYGRGILRSLPPNAIVVMDGGDDTFYSLSFLTVASGLRPDVELRDRGGVVFPGGYGADFRSLTKDAKEARRREVEGRWFASGRLWYSTLNENVLPGAALAPAGFLRRPLRPGAPFPDGPALRETMAVRWTREAAAARYRDRALAAFIPYQRGVEALSRGDGEAGVRWIESAASLAPDALWVVPTAAYALGAAGFRAMERRDWPSAERAYRAGAALEPAKAEAMSNLGVALERAGKTRDAEAAFREAVRREPRSARAWSALGARLWADSRWADAADAFASAAELDPADGRSAAWAAQARFRATGKR; encoded by the coding sequence ATGCTTGAGAGCGCGCTCCTGTTCCTCGCCTTCGCGGCCCTCGGCGTCCATCAGGCCGCGCCCTCGGTCACCACCGGCGACGCCGGGGAGTTCGCCGCCGCGGCCGCGTCCTGGGGCGTGCCGCACGCGCCCGGGTACGCGGCCTGGACCGTGCTCGCCAAGGCGCTGGGCACGGCCCTGCCGCTCGGCGACTGGGCGTACCGCGCCAACCTGCTCTCCGCGCTGTGCGCCGCCGCGGCCCTGGCCCTGCTGTGCGACGCGCTGCGGCGCTGGGGCGCGGGGCGCGCCGCACGCGTCGGCGCGGTCGTCATCCTGGGCCTCGCCCCGCTGTGGCGCGAGCAGAGCGCGGTGGCGGAAGCCTTCGCCCCGCTCGCGCTGGCCGGCGCGGGGCTGCTGTGGGTCGCCGCGGCGGCGGGCGAGCGGCTGCTCCAGCCGGGCCCGGCCGCGGCCCTCGGCCTCGTCTTCGGCCTCGGCCTCGGCGTGCACCAGACCTTGCTCCTCGTCCTTCCCGCCCTGATCCTCGCCGGCCTCGGCAAGAAAGGATCGTGGCCCAAGGCCCTCGCCTGCGCGGCCCTCGGCGCCGTCGCCGGTTTCGCCCTGCACCTGGCCATCCCCCTGCGCGCGGCGGCCTCTCCGCCGGTGGACTGGGGCCACGCGACGACGCCCGAGGCGCTGCGGCGCCTGCTCCTGCGCCGCGACTACGGCACCTTCGCGCTGACCGTCGACGGGGCCCGCGAGTTCGGGCCCGCCGAGCTGGGCGCCCAGCTCCGGCGCTTCATCGGCGCGCTGGTCCGCGCCTTCGGCCCCGCCGGCTTCCTGCTCGCCGCCGCGGGCGCGGCGTCCTTCCGCCGCTCGGGGCTCGCGCTCGAGGCCGCCGTCCCCGCCGTCTGGCTGCTCGCCGCGGGGCCGCTGTTCCTGTTCCTCGGCCGCCCGGGCTTCGACGCGCAGACGAGCGGCGCGCTCGAGCGCTTCTTCCTCCTGCCCCTGCTCGGCGTCGTCCCCTTCCTCGCCGCGGGCCTCGCCATGCTCGGCGCGCGCGTGGCGAAGTTCTCCGCTTTAGCCGCCGTGATCGCGGCTCTCTCGATGATTCCTGAGGCGTTGGCCGAAACAAGAAGAAATGATTTTTTGACCTACGATTACGGAAGGGGCATTCTTAGGAGCCTTCCCCCGAACGCGATCGTAGTAATGGACGGCGGGGACGACACCTTCTATTCGTTATCGTTCCTGACCGTCGCCTCCGGCCTTCGTCCCGACGTCGAGTTGCGCGACCGCGGCGGCGTCGTCTTCCCGGGAGGCTACGGCGCCGATTTCCGTTCGTTGACCAAGGACGCCAAGGAGGCCCGCCGCCGAGAGGTCGAGGGCCGCTGGTTCGCCTCGGGCCGCCTGTGGTACTCGACCTTGAACGAGAACGTGCTGCCCGGCGCCGCGCTCGCCCCCGCGGGATTCCTGCGCCGCCCCCTGCGGCCGGGGGCCCCTTTCCCCGACGGTCCCGCCTTGCGCGAGACCATGGCCGTGCGCTGGACGCGCGAGGCGGCGGCGGCGCGCTACCGCGACCGCGCGCTCGCGGCGTTCATCCCCTATCAGCGCGGCGTCGAGGCGCTCTCGCGCGGCGACGGGGAGGCGGGCGTGCGCTGGATCGAGTCGGCGGCCTCGCTCGCTCCCGACGCCCTGTGGGTCGTCCCGACCGCGGCCTACGCGCTCGGCGCGGCCGGCTTCCGCGCCATGGAGCGCCGCGACTGGCCGTCGGCCGAGCGCGCGTACCGCGCCGGCGCCGCGCTCGAGCCCGCGAAGGCCGAGGCGATGTCGAACCTGGGCGTGGCCCTCGAGCGCGCGGGCAAGACCCGGGACGCCGAGGCCGCCTTCCGCGAGGCCGTACGCCGCGAGCCGCGCTCCGCCCGGGCCTGGTCCGCGCTCGGCGCCCGCCTGTGGGCCGACTCGCGCTGGGCCGACGCCGCCGACGCCTTCGCCTCGGCCGCCGAGCTCGATCCGGCCGACGGGCGCTCCGCCGCGTGGGCGGCGCAGGCCCGCTTCCGGGCGACGGGCAAGAGATGA
- the pgsA gene encoding CDP-diacylglycerol--glycerol-3-phosphate 3-phosphatidyltransferase, which produces MSLPNRLTMLRIVLAAAVFGALMSEEPGWHSAALVMFVLAIITDWLDGWLARRMKSVSPFGKVADPIADKILVIGTLIALIRLKELEVPLWAVFVIVMRELVIGGVRVIAGAQGKVLAADKWGKIKTAIQLVAIMLMIGVVVAKDRGQARPWMIKAVYPLTALCAALALSSLASYLRQYRAMLEKSWE; this is translated from the coding sequence ATGTCCCTTCCCAACCGCCTGACGATGCTGCGCATCGTCCTGGCGGCCGCGGTGTTCGGCGCCCTGATGTCCGAGGAGCCGGGCTGGCACTCCGCCGCGCTGGTCATGTTCGTCCTCGCGATCATCACGGATTGGCTCGACGGCTGGCTGGCGCGCCGCATGAAGTCCGTGAGCCCCTTCGGCAAGGTCGCCGACCCGATCGCCGACAAGATCCTCGTCATCGGGACCTTGATCGCCCTCATCCGCCTCAAGGAGCTCGAGGTCCCGCTGTGGGCGGTCTTCGTCATCGTCATGCGCGAGCTCGTCATCGGCGGCGTGCGCGTGATCGCCGGCGCGCAGGGCAAGGTCCTCGCCGCCGACAAGTGGGGGAAGATCAAGACCGCGATCCAGCTCGTCGCGATCATGCTGATGATCGGCGTCGTCGTCGCCAAGGACCGCGGCCAGGCCCGGCCCTGGATGATCAAGGCGGTCTACCCGCTGACGGCGCTGTGCGCCGCGCTCGCCTTGTCGAGCCTCGCCTCCTACCTGCGCCAGTACCGCGCGATGCTCGAGAAGTCCTGGGAATGA
- a CDS encoding outer membrane lipoprotein carrier protein LolA, whose translation MGNLAVAALLALTTSCFAKEGKKTGPTAVKPAAVSSAAAGTALTEYAASTSPLTLEQIGLRFAETDGKISTLKASFRQSVRMEGSDVVQTVEGDVLFKKPDLLRLTHRIPEPQTVVSDGTYLWVYRNSTNQVIQSRLETWRKSEPLAQGLLDFGKSADMLSRYETTLTTVTAPDADGHRMFTLTLTPKAADKRGPDSDFVLTLKASTRDFFPGDATLKVGRAEIRSRFEGVRLNPAIPEETFKFTPPADADLFKSPEPKK comes from the coding sequence ATGGGGAACCTTGCTGTCGCCGCGCTGCTCGCTCTGACGACCTCGTGCTTCGCGAAGGAGGGGAAGAAGACGGGCCCGACGGCGGTGAAACCGGCGGCTGTCTCCTCCGCCGCTGCAGGAACGGCGTTAACGGAATATGCGGCATCGACCTCTCCTTTGACGCTGGAACAGATTGGTCTCCGCTTCGCGGAGACCGACGGAAAGATCAGCACTCTTAAGGCCTCGTTCAGGCAATCGGTGCGCATGGAGGGATCTGACGTCGTGCAAACCGTGGAGGGCGACGTGTTGTTTAAAAAGCCCGACCTGCTGCGCTTGACTCATCGGATCCCTGAGCCGCAGACCGTCGTTTCGGACGGCACCTATTTGTGGGTCTACCGTAACAGCACCAACCAAGTCATCCAATCACGGCTCGAGACCTGGCGAAAATCCGAGCCTCTCGCACAGGGGCTTTTAGATTTCGGCAAGTCCGCCGACATGCTCTCGCGTTACGAGACGACCCTGACCACCGTCACCGCGCCCGACGCGGACGGCCACCGGATGTTCACGCTCACGCTCACCCCGAAGGCCGCGGACAAGCGCGGGCCCGACTCCGATTTCGTCCTCACGCTCAAGGCGAGCACCAGGGATTTCTTCCCCGGCGACGCGACCTTGAAGGTCGGCCGGGCGGAGATCCGCTCGCGCTTCGAGGGCGTGCGCCTCAACCCCGCGATCCCGGAGGAGACGTTCAAGTTCACGCCTCCCGCCGACGCGGACCTCTTCAAGTCTCCGGAGCCGAAAAAATGA
- a CDS encoding CoA pyrophosphatase, whose protein sequence is MIDKRPHPLFDSLTPRLAAARRNPPRPGLLETSVALMLAPGERGLEALFIRRAVRAGDPWSGNIGLPGGRREAGDADLLATAIRETREEIGVDLPPGALLGALDDLQPSTPALPPLMIRPFVFGVSPRPEAGTSAEVAASFWVPLESLHAARSLTKVSIREKSVEVPCFKLPDLPEGLVVWGLTYRIVNGLLPLLP, encoded by the coding sequence ATGATCGATAAACGTCCTCACCCCCTGTTCGATTCCCTGACGCCGCGCCTCGCCGCCGCGAGACGGAACCCTCCGCGGCCCGGGCTCCTCGAGACCTCGGTCGCGCTGATGCTCGCGCCCGGGGAGAGAGGACTGGAAGCCTTGTTCATCCGCCGCGCCGTGCGCGCGGGCGACCCGTGGTCGGGGAACATCGGCCTGCCCGGCGGAAGGCGGGAGGCGGGGGACGCGGACCTCCTCGCCACCGCGATCCGGGAGACGCGCGAGGAGATCGGCGTCGACCTGCCGCCGGGGGCCCTGCTCGGAGCCCTCGACGACCTCCAGCCCAGCACGCCCGCTTTGCCGCCGCTGATGATCCGGCCTTTCGTCTTCGGCGTGAGCCCGCGCCCGGAGGCGGGGACCAGCGCGGAGGTCGCCGCGTCGTTCTGGGTCCCGCTCGAGTCGCTCCACGCGGCACGGAGCCTGACCAAGGTCTCGATCCGGGAGAAGTCCGTCGAGGTCCCCTGCTTCAAGCTGCCCGACCTTCCCGAGGGCCTCGTCGTCTGGGGCCTGACCTACCGCATCGTCAACGGGCTCCTGCCTTTGCTGCCTTGA
- a CDS encoding DUF2723 domain-containing protein, which produces MSFGVFLGVLALYLTRLPPVLAPWRDTGEMTLAAATLGVAHPTSYPLYVLLGRLASLLPLGNPAYRLNLLSAAAGAAACALLFAVIRPRKGALAGLAAALCLAFNPGFWAVAQVSEMYSLWVLSAVGLIALAGRLSTDPSERLWPAFCYLCGLLLANRLDLILLAPGLVWLALSCRRAVPGEDNLWLGAALVLFPAVSALSGSNIPAAALILGTFVARARGEGAARRAAWGAAAGLAGLSAYLYLPVRSATGPLLDWNHPAAAAGFLDSLLRTRYGGTLDLISRNYGTGELFADNLRLWGAHLWDAFGPALALAALGAFADLREDRSRFYGRLVAWWWAGPVFLFLANMPPNPHAAAILDPHYLLSDAMLLFWLAGGVAALGAYRRAAAVAAVLAWPLARAVPERLDRRAHFHTLDFAANVFRAAPPGSVVVAKKDVQLYALWHYQTVAGRRPDLRIVSQGLAGSPWYQADWRRRDHALLVTSLAAPEGWKALGVSGAPVLMTQDAEPPESLVPALTPRGLLQAVSGAPEELPRDLLVRRGARRVEEAPDFFTRDLIEGYAAAAYRSAVGHQRRNRLAASEEALQEAWAANWRFPDVPLFLGYLQASGGRMAEAAASYALADGLFAEKLALAGRFRALPGVVSDLRRQAAESATHSGVAHEKLGDAAGAEAHYRRALALYPLAETRYDLAVLAWGKDWAAAEEHLSEAVRLDPGHAAAARSLAVLRARR; this is translated from the coding sequence ATGAGCTTCGGGGTATTCCTCGGCGTCCTCGCGCTGTATCTGACGAGGCTGCCTCCCGTGCTGGCGCCCTGGCGCGACACGGGGGAGATGACCTTGGCCGCCGCCACGCTCGGCGTGGCGCACCCGACGAGCTATCCGCTGTACGTGCTCCTCGGCCGTCTGGCGAGCCTGCTTCCGCTCGGCAACCCGGCCTACCGGCTCAACCTCCTCTCCGCGGCCGCCGGCGCCGCCGCCTGCGCCCTGCTTTTCGCCGTGATCCGCCCCCGCAAGGGAGCCCTGGCCGGGCTCGCGGCGGCGCTGTGCCTGGCCTTCAACCCGGGCTTCTGGGCCGTCGCGCAGGTCTCCGAGATGTACTCTCTGTGGGTCCTGAGCGCCGTCGGCCTGATCGCTTTGGCCGGGCGCCTTTCGACCGACCCCTCCGAGCGTCTGTGGCCCGCCTTCTGCTACCTGTGCGGCCTCCTGCTCGCCAACCGCCTCGACCTGATCCTTCTCGCGCCCGGCCTCGTCTGGCTCGCGCTGTCCTGCCGCCGGGCGGTCCCGGGCGAGGACAACCTCTGGCTCGGCGCGGCCCTCGTCCTGTTCCCGGCCGTCTCGGCGCTGTCGGGCTCGAACATCCCCGCCGCCGCCTTGATCCTGGGCACCTTCGTCGCGCGCGCGCGCGGCGAAGGCGCGGCGCGCCGCGCCGCGTGGGGCGCGGCCGCCGGCCTCGCGGGCTTGTCCGCGTACCTGTACCTTCCCGTGCGCTCCGCCACGGGGCCTCTGCTCGACTGGAACCATCCCGCCGCCGCCGCCGGCTTTCTCGACTCCCTGCTGCGCACGCGCTACGGCGGCACGCTCGACCTGATCTCCCGCAACTACGGGACCGGCGAGCTGTTCGCCGACAACCTCCGCCTGTGGGGCGCGCACCTGTGGGACGCCTTCGGCCCGGCGCTGGCGCTGGCCGCGCTCGGGGCGTTCGCCGACCTGCGCGAGGACCGCTCGCGCTTCTACGGGCGCCTCGTCGCGTGGTGGTGGGCCGGGCCCGTCTTCCTGTTCCTCGCGAACATGCCGCCGAACCCTCACGCCGCCGCCATCCTCGACCCGCATTACCTGCTCTCCGACGCGATGCTCCTGTTCTGGCTGGCCGGCGGCGTCGCCGCGCTCGGCGCGTACCGCCGCGCCGCCGCCGTCGCGGCCGTCCTCGCCTGGCCGCTGGCGCGGGCCGTGCCCGAGCGTCTCGACCGCCGCGCGCACTTCCACACGCTCGATTTCGCCGCCAACGTCTTCCGCGCCGCGCCACCGGGCTCCGTCGTCGTCGCCAAGAAGGACGTGCAGCTCTACGCTCTGTGGCATTACCAGACCGTCGCCGGGCGCCGCCCCGACCTGCGCATCGTGTCCCAGGGACTGGCCGGCTCTCCTTGGTATCAGGCCGACTGGCGCCGCCGGGACCATGCCCTGCTCGTCACGAGCCTCGCCGCTCCCGAGGGCTGGAAGGCCCTGGGCGTCTCCGGCGCCCCGGTGCTGATGACGCAGGACGCCGAGCCGCCCGAGAGCCTCGTCCCGGCCCTGACGCCGCGCGGCCTCCTGCAGGCCGTCTCCGGCGCCCCGGAGGAACTCCCGCGCGACCTGCTCGTCCGCCGCGGCGCGCGGCGCGTCGAGGAGGCGCCGGATTTCTTCACGCGCGACCTCATCGAGGGCTACGCCGCCGCCGCATACCGCAGCGCGGTCGGCCACCAGCGGAGGAACCGGCTCGCCGCGTCGGAGGAAGCCCTCCAGGAGGCTTGGGCCGCGAACTGGCGGTTCCCCGACGTCCCCCTCTTCCTCGGCTACCTCCAGGCGAGCGGCGGGCGCATGGCCGAGGCGGCCGCGTCTTATGCGCTCGCCGACGGCCTGTTCGCCGAGAAGCTCGCGCTCGCCGGCCGCTTCCGGGCCCTGCCCGGCGTGGTCTCCGACCTGCGCCGTCAGGCCGCCGAGTCCGCCACGCACAGCGGCGTGGCGCACGAGAAACTGGGCGACGCCGCCGGCGCCGAGGCGCATTACCGCCGCGCCCTGGCCCTGTATCCCCTCGCGGAGACGCGCTACGACCTCGCCGTTCTGGCCTGGGGCAAGGACTGGGCCGCCGCCGAGGAGCACCTCTCCGAGGCCGTGCGCCTCGACCCCGGCCACGCCGCCGCCGCGCGCTCCCTCGCCGTCCTGCGCGCCCGGCGTTGA
- a CDS encoding phosphatidylglycerophosphatase A, protein MTLERAGVMLATGLGISYIAPTGRGRKWTGAGLLGTLEGLALWFLLPEAPPAYALVVVAAIAAACWICGIAEKALKTHDDSRIVLDEIVGFWVAAAWLPRTWTAALAAFVLFRFFDAVKLPPYKYLERLPGGTGVVMDDVGAGIVANLLARLILGRMI, encoded by the coding sequence ATGACCCTCGAACGGGCCGGCGTCATGTTGGCGACCGGCCTAGGGATAAGCTATATTGCCCCGACGGGACGCGGCCGGAAGTGGACCGGCGCGGGGCTGCTCGGGACGCTCGAGGGGCTCGCGCTCTGGTTCCTGCTCCCGGAGGCTCCCCCGGCTTACGCGCTCGTCGTCGTCGCGGCGATCGCGGCGGCGTGCTGGATCTGCGGGATCGCCGAAAAGGCGTTGAAGACGCACGACGATTCCCGCATCGTGCTCGACGAGATCGTGGGCTTCTGGGTCGCGGCCGCGTGGCTGCCCAGGACCTGGACGGCGGCCCTGGCGGCCTTCGTGCTGTTCCGTTTTTTCGACGCGGTGAAGCTGCCGCCGTATAAGTACCTCGAACGCCTTCCGGGCGGGACGGGGGTCGTGATGGACGACGTCGGCGCCGGAATCGTCGCGAACCTGCTCGCACGCTTGATACTTGGGAGAATGATCTGA